The Nerophis lumbriciformis linkage group LG07, RoL_Nlum_v2.1, whole genome shotgun sequence genome window below encodes:
- the prdm14 gene encoding PR domain zinc finger protein 14 encodes MELLPRTQNLLKSTSSLALHPFLNHLQQPPPHHHHMLPAPGLPYLGHLVQGHPLRSSKPEELAEHAAGLLSSDFSSPPSGRSCCASTSPPKTTRGQASPPGKGRFNFSEDDLFTVLYGYSAGREKHAISGLKLPDKSDSHMLLLDKDTLDLPQGLSVMQAAWGDVSHCGVFTDKIMAKGTRFGPFQGKLVNTSEMKTYDDNTLMWEVFENGRLSHFVDGRGGTGNWMSLVKCARFPEEQNLIAVQIQGQIFYEACKEIKAKQELLVWYGDSYLQFLGIPLTLRDCGQDHSLLPSTEDSGEGFKCDRCGKVFAYKYYRDKHLKYTRCVDQGDRKFPCHLCSRSFEKRDRLRIHILHVHEKHRPHKCTVCGKSFSQSSSLNKHMRVHSGERPYKCVYCNKAFTASSILRTHIRQHSGERPFKCKHCGKAFASHAAHDSHVRRTHAKDKQFLCDLCGVSFQEEQHLKQHAKTHTKGQLLDTTILSPRTGSVEESVLDNNKSQRDFPYSGLTVLNAEYRPWN; translated from the exons ATGGAGCTCTTGCCTCGGACTCAGAACCTGCTGAAGTCCACCTCCTCTCTGGCTCTCCACCCCTTCCTCAATcacctccagcaacccccgccccACCACCACCACATGCTCCCCGCTCCGGGGCTTCCCTACCTCGGCCACCTCGTGCAGGGACACCCGCTGCGTTCGTCCAAGCCGGAGGAGCTGGCGGAACACGCCGCGGGTCTTCTGTCCTCGGACTTCAGCAGCCCGCCCAGCGGGAGGTCCTGCTGCGCGTCCACGTCGCCCCCGAAGACGACGCGCGGCCAGGCGTCCCCGCCGGGAAAAGGCCGCTTCAACTTCAGCGAGGATGATTTGTTCACGGTGTTGTATGGATACTCCGCAGGCCGGGAGAAGCACGCCATATCCGGGCTCAAACTGCCCGATAAATCAG ACTCCCACATGCTGCTGCTTGACAAAGACACTCTGGATCTTCCTCAGG GTCTGAGCGTCATGCAGGCGGCGTGGGGGGACGTCTCCCACTGTGGCGTCTTCACAGACAAAATCATGGCCAAGGGGACACGTTTTGGTCCCTTTCAAGGCAAACTGGTGAACACCAGCGAGATGAAAACATACGACGACAACACTCTCATGTGGGAG GTGTTTGAGAATGGACGCTTGAGTCATTTTGTGGACGGAAGAGGGGGGACGGGCAACTGGATGTCCTTAGTGAAGTGTGCCAGGTTCCCAGAGGAGCAGAACCTCATTGCAGTGCAGATCCAGGGTCAGATCTTCTATGAAGCCTGCAAAGAGATTAAAGCCAAGCAGGAGCTTCTGGTTTGGTATGGAGATTCTTACCTGCAGTTTCTGGGCATCCCGCTCACACTCAGGGACTGTGGACAAGACCACAGCTTGCTTCCTTCCACTGAAG ATTCTGGCGAAGGCTTCAAGTGTGACAGGTGTGGGAAAGTGTTTGCCTACAAATACTACAGAGACAAACACCTCAAGTACACTCGCTGTGTGGACCAAGGAGACAGGAAGTTCCCTTGTCACCTCTGCAGCAGGTCCTTCGAGAAGCGAGACAGGCTGAGGATTCACATCTTGCACGTCCACGAGAAACACAGACCTCACAAG TGCACGGTTTGTGGAAAGAGTTTTTCTCAGTCTTCCAGCCTCAACAAACACATGCGAGTTCACTCTGGGGAACGTCCATATAAGTGTGTCTACTGCAACAAG GCCTTCACGGCCTCCAGTATTTTGCGCACGCATATCCGACAGCATTCCGGAGAGCGGCCATTCAAGTGCAAGCACTGCGGGAAGGCCTTCGCCTCCCACGCCGCCCACGACAGTCACGTGCGACGGACCCACGCCAAGGACAAGCAGTTCCTGTGCGACCTGTGCGGGGTTTCATtccaggaggagcagcacctcAAGCAGCACGCCAAAACTCATACAA AGGGGCAACTGTTGGACACAACAATTCTTTCTCCAAGAACTGGATCTGTTGAAGAATCCGTTTTGGACAACAATAAAAGTCAAAGAGACTTCCCTTACTCTGGATTGACTGTTTTAAATGCGGAGTATCGGCCCtggaactaa